A single region of the Cereibacter sphaeroides 2.4.1 genome encodes:
- a CDS encoding YjbH domain-containing protein gives MAMPPSARRRGLLAGVSCAALVMTAPALSETRPSLNLYGATGLIDMPSGEAQPDGIFNTSITSFAGITRTTLTFQITPRLSASFRYQGIGDWNKSIPEADRVGVNKFDTYYDRSFDLRFRAFDEGRYMPAVTIGLQDFVGTGIQSAEYVAATKHLTPRLKVTAGVGWGRLGSYGSFGGVGTRPEFVPQESEGGEVNADQWFRGDMAGFAGIEWQPTDRLTLKAEYSSDDYEEEAEDRQIFDRKSPFNFGAEYEVSRGVQLGAYYMYGSEIGLGLHFVLNPRDRATTGLVDRAPTPIRPRPARAADPEAWSSEWVTQEDAPALLRNNMQKQLDKDGVLIEAFGTDGRTAQIRIRNIRYDAEAQAIGRTARAMAYSLPASVETFEIVPVVRGVPLSKVTVRRSDLERLEFAPNASGRLRPQVGVAEAGAPIAGLAFDPDRYPSFNWSFGPYLRTSLFDPEEPVRADLGLRLRGEYELSPGLFLSGAISHKLIGNIGDQDRSESNLPRVRTDNYLYSREGDTTIDSLTAAWYAHPARNIYSRVTVGYLERMYGGASAEVLWKPVESRLALGAEINYAKKREFDQGFGFLSGDEAYDVVTGHASVYYDFGNQFLGQIDVGRYLAGDYGATVSLDREFENGWKVGAFATLTDVSSEEFGEGSFDKGIRLEIPLTSLLGQPTRETAKYSIRPVTRDGGARLRVEDRLYETVRPYHAQEIDDQWGRFWK, from the coding sequence ATGGCAATGCCCCCTTCCGCGCGCCGGCGCGGCCTGCTCGCTGGCGTCTCCTGCGCGGCACTGGTGATGACGGCCCCGGCTCTGTCGGAAACGCGTCCCAGCCTGAACCTGTATGGTGCGACCGGCCTGATCGACATGCCCTCGGGCGAGGCGCAGCCCGACGGCATCTTCAACACCAGCATCACGAGCTTCGCGGGAATCACCCGCACGACGCTGACCTTCCAGATCACGCCGCGCCTGTCGGCCAGCTTCCGCTATCAGGGCATCGGCGATTGGAACAAGTCCATCCCCGAGGCGGACCGCGTCGGCGTCAACAAGTTCGACACCTATTACGACCGCAGCTTCGATCTCCGCTTCAGGGCCTTCGACGAGGGGCGCTACATGCCCGCCGTCACCATCGGCCTGCAGGATTTCGTGGGCACGGGCATCCAGAGCGCCGAATATGTGGCCGCCACCAAACATCTCACCCCGCGCCTGAAGGTCACCGCGGGCGTGGGATGGGGCCGTCTTGGCAGCTACGGCAGCTTCGGCGGCGTGGGCACCCGCCCCGAGTTCGTTCCGCAGGAGAGCGAGGGCGGCGAGGTCAATGCGGACCAGTGGTTCCGCGGCGATATGGCGGGCTTTGCCGGCATCGAGTGGCAGCCGACCGACCGGCTGACCCTCAAGGCCGAATATTCCTCGGACGACTACGAGGAAGAGGCCGAGGACCGGCAGATCTTCGACCGGAAGAGCCCGTTCAACTTCGGCGCGGAATATGAGGTCTCGCGGGGCGTGCAGCTGGGCGCCTACTACATGTATGGCAGCGAGATCGGGCTCGGCCTGCACTTCGTGCTCAATCCGCGCGACCGGGCGACGACGGGTCTCGTGGACCGTGCGCCGACGCCGATCCGTCCCCGGCCTGCCCGGGCGGCGGATCCGGAGGCCTGGTCCTCGGAGTGGGTGACTCAGGAGGATGCGCCCGCGCTCTTGCGCAACAACATGCAGAAGCAGCTCGACAAGGACGGCGTGCTGATCGAGGCCTTCGGCACCGATGGCCGGACGGCGCAGATCCGCATCCGCAACATCCGCTACGATGCCGAGGCGCAGGCGATCGGGCGCACGGCGCGCGCGATGGCCTATTCGCTGCCCGCCTCGGTCGAGACCTTCGAGATCGTGCCCGTGGTCCGAGGGGTGCCGCTGTCGAAGGTGACAGTGCGCCGCTCGGATCTCGAACGGCTGGAGTTCGCTCCCAATGCGTCGGGCCGGCTGCGGCCGCAGGTCGGCGTGGCGGAGGCCGGCGCGCCCATTGCGGGGCTGGCCTTCGATCCCGACCGCTATCCCAGCTTCAACTGGTCCTTCGGCCCCTACCTGCGCACCAGTCTCTTCGATCCCGAAGAGCCGGTGCGGGCGGATCTGGGGCTCCGGTTGCGCGGAGAGTATGAGCTGTCGCCCGGCCTGTTCCTGTCGGGCGCGATCAGCCACAAGCTCATCGGCAATATCGGCGATCAGGATCGGTCGGAGTCGAACCTCCCGCGGGTCCGGACCGACAACTACCTCTACAGCCGCGAGGGCGACACGACGATCGACAGCCTCACCGCTGCCTGGTATGCCCATCCCGCGCGCAACATCTACAGCCGGGTGACGGTCGGCTATCTCGAGCGGATGTATGGCGGCGCCTCGGCCGAGGTGCTGTGGAAGCCGGTCGAAAGCCGCCTCGCGCTGGGGGCCGAGATCAACTATGCCAAGAAGCGCGAGTTCGATCAGGGCTTCGGCTTCCTTTCGGGTGACGAGGCCTATGACGTCGTCACGGGCCACGCCTCGGTCTACTACGACTTCGGCAACCAGTTCCTCGGCCAGATCGATGTGGGCCGCTATCTCGCCGGGGATTACGGCGCGACGGTGTCGCTCGACCGCGAGTTCGAGAACGGCTGGAAGGTCGGGGCCTTCGCGACGCTCACCGACGTCTCGTCCGAGGAATTCGGGGAAGGGTCGTTCGACAAGGGCATCCGGCTCGAGATTCCGCTGACGTCGCTGCTCGGCCAGCCCACCCGGGAGACGGCGAAATACAGCATCCGTCCGGTCACGCGCGACGGCGGCGCGCGTCTGCGCGTCGAGGACCGGCTCTACGAGACCGTGCGCCCCTACCATGCGCAGGAAATCGACGATCAATGGGGGAGATTCTGGAAGTGA
- a CDS encoding polysaccharide biosynthesis protein, with amino-acid sequence MKKLLFGLVDRLTRAQKRGLLLLADVLVAPLALLITGIFIRAPGGEHEWLLFPGAALFAFGLSLLFGMPRIKLNAYETMAILKTGAFAAVLTLVLSTLASVVGTAVPAAAAILFGLLFFILSVGARMVMLHALLWVLQIGQKGCRVLIYGAGNTGTQLAAALRSRGTIRPIAFVDDNPALQAMVIAGLRVYPSDRIERLVRERDVSRVLLAMPSESPAKLARIAHRLQLAGVDVHTVPSFAQLVGEEQLVDNLSPFTFGRFLGRQQIEDALPQGADAYVGRTVLVSGAGGSVGSELCRQLLLIRPRRIVLFEISEIALYTIDRELQAMAEGTGVEIVPVLGSVTDSRLSRMVMQDHGVEVVFHAAAYKHVPLVEHNPIAGLANNVLGTRTLADAAHEAGVARFILISTDKAVRPTNVMGASKRLAELVIQDLAKRSKKTIFSMVRFGNVLGSSGSVIPLFKEQIARGGPVTLTHEDVTRFFMTISEAARLVLLAGSFADPGDCRGGDVFVLDMGKPVRIRDLAVQMIEAAGKSVRDERNPFGDIEIVVTGLRPGEKLHEELLIGEGLLTTPHSKILRAQEESLSELEMATALRALRSAMAAGDPQAARRVILSWVEGYRPPEIVAAGR; translated from the coding sequence GTGAAGAAACTCCTTTTCGGTCTCGTTGACCGGCTGACCAGAGCGCAGAAGCGTGGGCTTCTCCTTCTGGCGGATGTGCTCGTGGCGCCGCTTGCGCTGCTGATCACCGGCATCTTCATCCGCGCCCCCGGAGGCGAGCACGAGTGGCTTCTCTTCCCCGGCGCGGCGCTCTTTGCCTTCGGTCTCTCGCTGCTTTTCGGGATGCCCCGGATCAAGCTCAACGCCTATGAGACCATGGCCATCCTGAAGACCGGCGCCTTCGCTGCGGTGCTGACCCTCGTGCTCTCGACGCTCGCCTCGGTGGTGGGCACCGCGGTGCCCGCGGCAGCGGCGATCCTATTCGGCCTTCTGTTCTTCATCCTGTCGGTCGGCGCCCGGATGGTCATGCTGCATGCGCTGCTCTGGGTGCTGCAGATCGGCCAGAAGGGGTGCCGCGTGCTGATCTATGGCGCGGGCAACACCGGCACGCAGCTTGCGGCGGCACTCCGCTCGCGCGGGACGATCCGGCCCATCGCCTTCGTCGACGACAATCCCGCGCTGCAGGCGATGGTGATCGCGGGGCTCCGCGTCTATCCGTCGGACCGGATCGAGCGGCTGGTGCGTGAGCGCGACGTGTCTCGCGTGCTTCTTGCCATGCCCTCGGAGTCGCCGGCCAAACTTGCCCGTATCGCCCACCGGCTGCAGTTGGCGGGCGTCGATGTCCATACCGTGCCTTCCTTCGCGCAGCTCGTGGGCGAGGAGCAGCTGGTCGACAACCTCTCTCCCTTCACCTTCGGCCGTTTCCTCGGTCGCCAGCAGATCGAGGATGCGCTGCCGCAAGGGGCCGATGCCTATGTCGGCCGCACGGTGCTGGTCTCGGGCGCGGGCGGCTCGGTCGGATCCGAACTCTGCCGCCAGCTGCTGCTGATCCGTCCCCGGCGCATCGTCCTGTTCGAGATCAGCGAGATCGCGCTCTACACCATCGACCGCGAGCTGCAGGCGATGGCCGAAGGCACCGGGGTCGAGATCGTGCCGGTCCTCGGATCCGTCACCGATTCGCGGCTGTCGCGGATGGTGATGCAGGATCACGGGGTCGAGGTGGTGTTCCATGCGGCCGCCTACAAGCATGTGCCGCTGGTCGAGCACAATCCGATCGCGGGTCTGGCCAACAATGTGCTGGGCACCCGGACGCTGGCGGATGCCGCGCACGAGGCCGGCGTGGCGCGCTTCATCCTGATCTCGACAGACAAGGCGGTGCGCCCGACGAACGTCATGGGCGCTTCGAAGCGGCTGGCCGAGCTGGTGATTCAGGATCTCGCGAAGCGGTCGAAGAAAACGATCTTTTCGATGGTGCGGTTCGGCAACGTTCTCGGCTCGTCGGGCTCGGTCATCCCGCTCTTCAAGGAGCAGATCGCCCGCGGCGGACCGGTCACGCTGACGCACGAGGATGTCACCCGTTTCTTCATGACCATCTCGGAAGCGGCACGGCTGGTGCTGCTGGCGGGCTCCTTCGCCGATCCGGGCGATTGCCGTGGCGGCGATGTGTTCGTGCTCGACATGGGCAAGCCCGTGCGCATCCGCGATCTCGCCGTGCAGATGATCGAGGCGGCCGGCAAGTCGGTGCGCGATGAGCGCAACCCCTTCGGGGACATCGAGATTGTGGTCACGGGTCTGCGGCCCGGCGAGAAGCTGCACGAGGAGCTTCTGATCGGCGAGGGCCTGCTGACCACGCCGCATTCGAAGATCCTGCGCGCTCAGGAGGAGAGCCTGTCCGAGCTCGAGATGGCCACCGCGCTGCGGGCGCTGCGCAGTGCCATGGCGGCCGGAGACCCGCAGGCGGCCCGCCGGGTCATACTCTCCTGGGTTGAGGGATATCGCCCTCCGGAAATCGTTGCCGCCGGACGATAG
- a CDS encoding sugar transferase, which translates to MTPGKRLLDVTVALLLILLLALPFGILLLVLLIVEGRPLFYVAERMKAPGQPFDLWKLRTMKAAAQNAGVSGGDKSNRVTRTGRVLRRARLDEIPQLWNVLRGDMSFVGPRPPLRLYVERHPELYARVLRNRPGITGLASLHFHRHEEWILAQCRTAAETDRAYSRRCIPRKAYMDLLYQEKRSLCFDLALMFQTVARVLLWRNRQPFANRRSR; encoded by the coding sequence ATGACGCCCGGCAAGCGCCTTCTCGACGTGACGGTCGCCCTTCTCCTGATCCTTCTCCTTGCCCTTCCGTTCGGGATCCTGCTGCTCGTCCTCCTGATCGTGGAGGGGCGGCCGCTCTTCTATGTGGCCGAGCGGATGAAGGCGCCGGGCCAGCCGTTCGACCTCTGGAAGCTGCGCACCATGAAAGCCGCGGCGCAGAATGCGGGCGTCTCGGGCGGCGACAAGTCGAACCGCGTGACCCGCACCGGGCGCGTTCTGCGGCGGGCCCGGCTCGACGAGATCCCGCAACTCTGGAATGTGCTGCGCGGCGACATGAGCTTCGTCGGGCCCCGCCCGCCGCTGCGCCTCTATGTCGAGCGCCATCCGGAGCTTTACGCGCGGGTCCTGCGGAATCGCCCCGGCATCACGGGCCTCGCCAGCCTGCATTTCCATCGCCACGAGGAATGGATCCTCGCGCAGTGCAGGACCGCCGCCGAGACGGACCGCGCCTACAGCCGTAGGTGCATACCCCGAAAGGCGTATATGGACCTGCTGTATCAAGAGAAACGCTCGCTCTGTTTCGATCTGGCGCTGATGTTTCAGACCGTTGCGAGGGTTCTACTGTGGCGTAATAGGCAACCTTTTGCAAATCGTCGCAGCCGATAG
- a CDS encoding NAD-dependent epimerase/dehydratase family protein translates to MAARLLVLGSTGRIGRFLRRAWAEPPEGLVPVWHGRDASADLQWDMLSAPYPGGAARVVLGLAGVTDRTGRLEDNVALGLAGCRAAEAAGAAHVFLLSSGAIYGSARSEDLREEDEPAPDTAYGAAKLRMEQEALDWSRTVGTGLTILRLGNVAGADALLGPKRPPGQAIVLDPVPGGRGPVRTYIGPQSLAAVLARLARLADAGVALPSILNLGAPPPVDMADLLEAAGLDWRWGPPRPGVIPRVGLALDRLAALCPLPPDAGAPDRLVDEWRALA, encoded by the coding sequence ATGGCGGCCCGCCTTCTCGTGCTGGGCTCCACCGGCCGGATCGGGCGCTTCCTGCGCCGTGCCTGGGCCGAGCCACCCGAGGGGCTGGTTCCGGTCTGGCACGGGCGAGACGCCTCGGCCGATCTCCAGTGGGACATGCTCTCCGCGCCCTATCCGGGAGGCGCAGCCCGCGTCGTGCTGGGGCTGGCCGGGGTCACGGATCGCACCGGGCGGCTCGAGGACAATGTGGCGCTGGGGCTTGCGGGTTGCCGCGCCGCCGAGGCTGCGGGCGCGGCCCATGTCTTTCTGCTCTCCTCGGGCGCGATCTACGGCTCGGCACGGTCGGAGGATCTGCGCGAGGAGGATGAACCCGCCCCCGACACGGCCTATGGCGCAGCGAAGCTGCGCATGGAGCAGGAGGCGCTCGACTGGTCCCGGACAGTGGGGACGGGCCTCACGATCCTGAGGCTCGGCAATGTGGCGGGGGCTGACGCGCTCCTCGGACCGAAGCGTCCGCCGGGGCAGGCCATCGTGCTCGATCCGGTGCCCGGCGGCCGCGGCCCGGTGCGGACCTATATCGGACCGCAGAGCCTCGCCGCCGTGCTGGCCCGCCTCGCGCGTCTGGCGGATGCCGGGGTGGCGCTGCCCTCGATCCTCAATCTCGGCGCACCGCCGCCGGTGGACATGGCCGATCTTCTCGAGGCTGCGGGTCTCGACTGGCGGTGGGGGCCGCCGCGGCCGGGCGTCATTCCCCGCGTGGGGCTTGCGCTCGACCGGCTCGCGGCGCTCTGCCCCCTCCCGCCCGATGCAGGCGCGCCCGACCGGCTCGTGGACGAATGGCGGGCGCTCGCATGA
- a CDS encoding MarR family winged helix-turn-helix transcriptional regulator has translation MAERTEELAVALFGELFMADQLARNRLSKVLPKGMELSHFGVLNHLARAAEERTPAQLARAFHVTRGAMTNTLAKLEWAGHVHIRPDWDDARRKFVSISPSGRSARDAAVAAIAPLIAEVVHSLGAERVRAVLPVLREMRTRFEEED, from the coding sequence ATGGCGGAGCGGACCGAGGAACTTGCGGTGGCGCTGTTCGGCGAGCTGTTCATGGCCGACCAGCTGGCCCGGAACCGGCTGTCGAAGGTGCTGCCGAAAGGGATGGAGCTGTCGCACTTCGGCGTGCTGAACCATCTCGCCCGCGCCGCCGAGGAGCGCACGCCGGCCCAGCTCGCCCGCGCCTTCCATGTCACGCGCGGCGCCATGACCAACACGCTGGCGAAGCTCGAATGGGCGGGGCATGTCCATATCCGGCCCGACTGGGACGATGCGCGGCGCAAGTTCGTCTCGATCAGCCCCTCGGGCCGCAGCGCGCGCGATGCGGCGGTGGCCGCCATTGCGCCCCTGATCGCCGAAGTCGTCCATTCGCTCGGCGCCGAGCGGGTGCGGGCGGTTCTGCCGGTCCTGCGCGAGATGCGGACCCGGTTCGAGGAAGAGGATTGA
- the grxC gene encoding glutaredoxin 3, whose translation MKSVEIYTTPTCGYCQAAKSLLRRKGVSYAETDVSTDPSLRAAMTQRAHGRRTVPQIFIGGQHVGGCDDLYALEDAGKLDPMLAD comes from the coding sequence ATGAAGTCCGTCGAGATCTACACGACGCCCACCTGCGGCTATTGTCAGGCGGCCAAGTCGCTGCTGCGCCGCAAGGGCGTGAGCTATGCCGAGACCGACGTCAGCACCGATCCCTCGCTGCGCGCCGCCATGACCCAGCGGGCGCATGGCCGGCGGACCGTGCCGCAGATCTTCATCGGCGGCCAGCATGTCGGCGGATGCGACGATCTCTATGCGCTCGAGGATGCGGGCAAGCTCGACCCGATGCTGGCAGACTGA
- a CDS encoding ComF family protein, with translation MGLQAALRLLFPPQCLLCETQVTTEFGLCGACWRDTPFIAGLVCDLCGAPLPGEDPGHPVRCDDCLSSARPWDHGRAALLYRDNGRKLALALKHGDRLDLARPLAGWILRAARPILRRGTLVVPVPLHWTRLLTRRYNQSALLSAELARQAGLDHCPDALVRGRNTRSQEGRSREGRFENMTGAILPHPRRGRLLKGRPVLILDDVMTSGATLATATEACQAAGATSVSVAVLARVAKDT, from the coding sequence ATGGGATTGCAAGCGGCGCTGCGCCTCCTGTTTCCGCCGCAATGCCTGCTCTGCGAGACGCAGGTGACCACGGAGTTCGGCCTCTGCGGCGCCTGCTGGCGCGACACGCCCTTCATCGCGGGTCTGGTCTGCGATCTCTGCGGCGCGCCGCTGCCGGGCGAGGATCCGGGGCATCCGGTCCGGTGCGACGACTGCCTGTCCTCGGCCCGTCCCTGGGATCACGGTCGGGCGGCGCTCCTTTACCGCGACAACGGCCGCAAGCTTGCGCTGGCGCTGAAGCACGGGGACCGGCTCGATCTGGCGCGCCCGCTCGCCGGCTGGATCCTCAGGGCCGCGCGCCCGATCCTGCGGCGGGGGACATTGGTCGTGCCGGTGCCGCTCCACTGGACGCGGCTTCTGACGCGGCGCTACAACCAGTCCGCGCTTCTGTCGGCCGAGCTTGCGCGGCAGGCGGGGCTCGACCATTGCCCCGATGCGCTGGTTCGCGGGCGCAACACCCGCAGTCAGGAGGGGCGCAGCCGCGAGGGCCGGTTCGAGAACATGACCGGCGCCATCCTGCCCCATCCGCGGCGCGGACGGCTGCTGAAGGGAAGGCCGGTCCTGATCCTCGACGACGTGATGACCTCGGGCGCCACGCTCGCCACCGCAACCGAAGCCTGTCAGGCGGCAGGCGCCACCTCCGTCTCGGTTGCGGTGCTGGCGCGCGTTGCGAAGGACACCTAA
- a CDS encoding methyltransferase domain-containing protein, whose amino-acid sequence MTPILTDRPALARHRTRACRAPALFLHEEAAREVEERLSEVNRRFTAPAVVTAFPEVWRDRLPNARIVTDAEELALDPGAHDLVIHALAMHWSNDPVGQLVQSRRALRPDGLFLGLLFGGRTLSELRIALAEAEAAVTGGLSPRVLPMAEIRDLGALLQRAGFALPVADSLVREVRYRDTLHLMRDLRAMGETNALEARLRRPSRRALFAEAEARYPRRADDRIVASFEIICLTGWAPHESQQKPLRPGSAARSLAEALAAARKDGPGDG is encoded by the coding sequence ATGACCCCCATCCTGACCGACCGCCCCGCCCTCGCCCGCCACCGGACCCGCGCCTGCCGCGCGCCGGCGCTGTTCCTGCACGAGGAAGCCGCGCGCGAGGTCGAGGAGAGACTGAGCGAGGTTAACAGGCGGTTTACGGCCCCCGCCGTCGTCACCGCCTTTCCCGAAGTCTGGCGCGACCGGCTGCCCAATGCGCGGATCGTGACGGACGCCGAGGAGCTTGCGCTCGACCCCGGCGCGCACGATCTCGTGATCCACGCGCTCGCGATGCACTGGTCGAACGACCCGGTGGGCCAGCTGGTCCAGAGCCGGCGGGCGCTCAGGCCGGACGGGCTCTTCCTCGGGCTGCTCTTCGGGGGGCGCACCCTGTCCGAACTGCGCATCGCTCTGGCCGAGGCCGAGGCCGCCGTGACGGGAGGCCTCTCGCCGCGGGTGCTGCCGATGGCGGAAATCCGGGATCTGGGGGCGCTGCTCCAGCGGGCCGGTTTCGCGCTTCCGGTGGCGGATTCGCTTGTCCGGGAGGTCCGCTATCGCGATACGCTCCACCTCATGCGCGACCTGCGCGCCATGGGCGAGACCAATGCGCTCGAGGCGCGCCTGCGCCGGCCCAGCCGCCGCGCGCTCTTTGCCGAGGCCGAAGCGCGCTATCCGCGCAGAGCGGACGACCGGATCGTGGCCAGTTTCGAGATCATCTGCCTCACCGGCTGGGCTCCGCACGAGAGCCAGCAGAAGCCGCTCCGGCCCGGATCGGCGGCCCGGAGCCTGGCCGAGGCGCTGGCCGCCGCCCGAAAGGACGGGCCCGGCGATGGTTGA
- the hemH gene encoding ferrochelatase: protein MSGSGMTPMLQATPEQARTLGAEEPIRPGQDRLAHAPADHPELPQPKIGILLANLGTPDNYDYWSMRRYLNEFLSDKRVIDYPAWKWQPLLQILILSKRPFSSGANYKLIWNHDKGESPLMTITKDQTAAIAAEIRSLYGNRVMVDFCMRYGNPSTESRVRAMVEAGCEKILFFPLYPHYAGATSATANDEFFRAMMKEKRQPAVRTVPEYYDNPLYIDALAQSVERAYAQLDHRPDVLVASYHGMPKRYLMAGDPYHCQCAKTSRLLRERLGWEKGAIDTTFQSVFGPEEWLKPYTVEHVAELARAGKKRIAVIAPAFSADCIETLEEINGEIREAFEEAGGEEFTYIPCLNDDEAHIRALVSVIEDNLAGWLARG from the coding sequence ATGTCTGGAAGCGGAATGACGCCGATGCTGCAAGCGACGCCCGAGCAGGCGCGAACCCTGGGGGCTGAAGAGCCCATCCGTCCGGGTCAGGACCGGCTCGCCCATGCGCCCGCAGACCATCCGGAGCTGCCGCAGCCCAAGATCGGCATCCTGCTCGCCAATCTCGGTACGCCGGACAATTACGACTACTGGTCGATGCGACGCTACCTGAACGAGTTCCTCTCGGACAAGCGGGTGATCGACTATCCCGCCTGGAAATGGCAGCCGCTGCTGCAGATCCTGATCCTGTCCAAGCGCCCCTTCTCGTCGGGCGCCAACTACAAGCTGATCTGGAACCATGACAAGGGCGAGAGCCCGCTCATGACGATCACCAAGGACCAGACAGCCGCCATCGCCGCCGAGATCCGCAGTCTCTACGGCAACCGCGTCATGGTCGATTTCTGCATGCGCTACGGCAACCCCTCCACCGAGAGCCGCGTGCGGGCCATGGTCGAGGCGGGCTGCGAGAAGATCCTCTTCTTCCCGCTCTATCCTCATTATGCAGGCGCGACCTCGGCCACGGCGAACGACGAGTTCTTCCGGGCCATGATGAAGGAAAAGCGGCAGCCTGCGGTGCGGACCGTGCCGGAATATTACGACAATCCGCTCTACATCGACGCGCTCGCGCAGTCGGTCGAGCGCGCCTATGCCCAGCTCGACCACAGGCCGGACGTGCTGGTGGCCTCTTATCACGGGATGCCCAAGCGGTATCTGATGGCGGGCGATCCCTACCATTGCCAGTGCGCCAAGACCTCGCGCCTGCTGCGCGAGCGGCTGGGATGGGAGAAGGGCGCGATCGACACCACCTTCCAGTCGGTCTTCGGACCCGAAGAATGGCTCAAGCCATATACGGTCGAGCATGTGGCGGAGCTTGCCCGCGCCGGGAAGAAGCGCATCGCGGTGATCGCGCCGGCCTTCTCGGCGGACTGCATCGAGACGCTGGAAGAGATCAACGGCGAGATTCGCGAGGCCTTCGAGGAAGCGGGCGGCGAGGAGTTCACCTACATCCCCTGCCTGAATGACGACGAGGCGCATATCCGCGCGCTGGTCTCGGTGATCGAGGACAATCTCGCAGGCTGGCTCGCGCGCGGCTGA
- a CDS encoding L,D-transpeptidase: protein MGADQSNRLDRRTLLWSAAAGLGAMALPARAQEQTESVMPVAQSPVRNNVSSFRMLDWQPYFSNLRNGAVLVDITSRALHFWSEDGQTYLLFPTSVPLSDDLTRRGRTEVVQKVVAPPWRPTPAMKERNPEWPDMVPGGAPDNPLGTHALYLSWTYYRIHGTHDTRKIGRKSSNGCIGLYNEHIQQLFPLAKVGTQVLLI, encoded by the coding sequence ATGGGTGCGGATCAATCGAATAGGCTCGACCGTCGCACGCTGCTGTGGAGTGCAGCCGCGGGGCTCGGTGCCATGGCGCTGCCGGCGCGTGCGCAGGAACAGACCGAGAGCGTGATGCCCGTGGCCCAGAGCCCGGTGCGCAACAACGTCTCGAGCTTCCGGATGCTGGACTGGCAGCCCTACTTCTCGAACCTGCGGAACGGTGCGGTTCTGGTCGACATCACCTCGCGGGCTCTGCACTTCTGGAGCGAGGACGGGCAGACCTATCTGCTGTTCCCGACCTCGGTGCCGCTGTCCGACGATCTGACCCGCCGCGGCCGGACCGAGGTGGTGCAGAAGGTGGTGGCGCCGCCGTGGCGGCCGACTCCCGCCATGAAGGAGCGCAACCCCGAGTGGCCGGACATGGTCCCGGGCGGGGCGCCGGACAATCCGCTCGGCACCCATGCGCTCTACCTCTCCTGGACGTATTATCGCATCCACGGGACGCACGACACGCGCAAGATCGGGCGGAAATCCTCGAACGGCTGCATCGGCCTCTATAATGAGCATATCCAGCAGCTCTTCCCGCTCGCGAAGGTGGGGACACAGGTGCTGCTCATCTGA
- a CDS encoding divisome-associated lipoprotein DalA → MKTISAFALCGALVLSACASTTPMALGPDGKPLPQVYKITSAQEGEVTYRLLDSVNALRQAKGAAPLQLNSQLTAAAATHSRDMSVQNRPWHFGSDGSSPLLRVQRAGYQGKLKGELISETYQTELETLAVWMEQKDTREIVLDPTATDLGFAWYQEPQGKIWWTVVTGSSAPMAVAGL, encoded by the coding sequence ATGAAGACTATCTCCGCGTTCGCCCTCTGTGGCGCCCTGGTCCTTTCGGCCTGCGCCTCGACGACGCCGATGGCGCTGGGGCCCGACGGAAAGCCGCTGCCGCAGGTCTACAAGATCACGTCCGCTCAGGAGGGTGAAGTCACCTACCGGCTGCTGGATTCGGTCAATGCGCTGCGCCAGGCGAAGGGGGCGGCTCCGCTCCAGCTCAACTCGCAGCTCACCGCCGCCGCGGCCACCCACTCGCGCGACATGTCGGTGCAGAACCGCCCCTGGCACTTCGGGTCGGACGGCTCCTCGCCTCTTCTGCGGGTGCAGCGCGCGGGCTATCAGGGCAAGCTGAAGGGTGAGCTGATCTCGGAAACCTACCAGACCGAGCTCGAGACGCTGGCCGTCTGGATGGAGCAGAAGGACACGCGCGAGATCGTGCTGGATCCGACCGCGACCGACCTCGGCTTCGCCTGGTATCAGGAGCCGCAGGGCAAGATCTGGTGGACCGTCGTGACGGGCAGTTCCGCGCCCATGGCGGTGGCGGGTCTCTGA
- a CDS encoding L,D-transpeptidase family protein, with product MKFLKITLIVLALGLAGCGDSKIRKYDGPPVTSVQVHKADRKMYLLNGSKVLRQYDVGLGFKPTGHKQYEGDGRTPEGVYFIDRQNPRSTYHLSLGISYPNVLDQKMAFLEGKKPGGDIFIHGRGKYNGPNRRDWTAGCIAITDDEVEEVYSMVRLGTPIYILP from the coding sequence ATGAAATTTCTGAAGATAACCCTGATCGTTCTCGCACTCGGGCTCGCCGGCTGCGGCGACTCGAAGATCCGCAAATACGATGGCCCGCCGGTCACCAGCGTTCAGGTGCACAAGGCGGACCGCAAGATGTATCTGCTGAACGGCTCCAAGGTGCTGCGTCAGTATGACGTGGGCCTCGGCTTCAAGCCGACCGGCCACAAGCAGTACGAGGGCGATGGCCGCACGCCGGAAGGCGTCTATTTCATCGATCGCCAGAACCCGCGCTCGACCTATCACCTGTCGCTCGGGATCTCCTATCCCAACGTCCTCGATCAGAAGATGGCCTTCCTCGAGGGCAAGAAGCCCGGGGGCGACATCTTCATCCACGGTCGCGGCAAATATAACGGGCCGAACCGGCGCGACTGGACGGCCGGCTGCATCGCAATCACCGACGATGAGGTCGAGGAAGTCTATTCGATGGTGCGGCTCGGCACCCCGATCTACATCCTTCCCTGA